A part of Halobacillus shinanisalinarum genomic DNA contains:
- the addB gene encoding helicase-exonuclease AddAB subunit AddB: MAIQFLLGRSGTGKGVRVLDEIEAKLKDDPKGRSIMYIVPDQMTFQQEYALLKRDGLEGSIRAQVFSFSRLAWRVFQETGGGTKKFISSTGVQMMLRKIVEERKSDWRVFQKAVEKQGFIEQLEGMITEFKRYNISPETLQMQISAMDHIVHKTSHEEGLRDKLDDLSYIFEHLTDALREQYIDSEDQLQLLADKIPEAQFLEGADVYLDGFHSFTPQEYTVIEALLKKANRILVTLTMETPDHEGNEELDLFHETKETYFTLKQLAEQAGVEVESIIELDHNHGRLQGRPALLHLERYFDERPAPVYKGEAAIQIAEAAHPRAEVEGVAQEILRLIREEGFRYKDMAVLMREPEVYHSLIETLFKDYGIPVFIDEKKTMLNHPVVELIRSGLDVIEGNFRYDAVFRLLKTGLIPVKDSRHPLTADAIDELENYVLEYGIRRRERWFSKEPWVYQRFRGFDQASQTDDEKQKQERINAYREQVTRVLEPFDQSIREANTIEERARAVYIWLDSMNIPAQLETWRDHYDEKGEIEHAREQEQVWDAVLQLLDEMVEMAGDEGISMQVFRSTLESGLESLTFAHVPPSMDHLVVGNVDRSRITGIKASFLLGVTDGVWPLKPTGDSMMSERERSLLAESGLKLADGTNRQLLDDRFYMYLALTMASDQLWISYPLSNEEGKSKVPSQIIQRVDELFPSVQKHLLLQDPDDVEDATRFITTPVKTRSALTSQLSRYLRGYPIQPVWWNVLNWYIEDEEKNGLTNRILHSLFYKNQPVNLAQDTKKRMFEGPLKTSVSRLETYHRCSYQYFSQHSLNLKERKTYKLDAPDIGQLFHEALKQITEWVQQEGRDFAELGKNETTHYAERVINKLAPILQNQILHSSNRHHYIKHKLEGVVARAAFMLSEQARKSRFSPVGLELGFGTGPDSKLPPLSLALPNGHDLMLRGRIDRVDRALNEQQLYLRIIDYKSSEKGLDLTDVYYGLALQMLAYLDVVLTNAEHWLGAPALPAGVLYFHVHNPMVSGKQMLADDQIEEEILKKFKMKGLLLENEQLVQMMDTGLEKGRSQIIPAGLKANGGFYKGSKTVEADKFNDLRSYIREVMTEAGQRVTEGEVDLNPYQKGQHSACDYCPFRSVCQFDPSLEDNDYRKLKEWKEEEVIQQIMKRGENPFGKLD; this comes from the coding sequence ATGGCGATACAGTTTTTGCTTGGACGTTCCGGTACTGGAAAGGGAGTACGAGTCTTAGATGAAATTGAAGCAAAGCTAAAAGATGATCCTAAGGGTCGGTCTATCATGTATATTGTTCCAGACCAAATGACCTTTCAACAGGAATATGCCTTGCTGAAACGGGACGGACTTGAAGGATCAATTAGGGCTCAAGTATTCAGTTTTTCCCGTCTGGCCTGGCGTGTGTTTCAAGAGACTGGAGGCGGGACGAAGAAGTTTATCAGCTCAACCGGTGTACAAATGATGCTCCGAAAAATTGTTGAAGAGCGGAAATCGGACTGGAGAGTTTTTCAAAAGGCCGTTGAAAAGCAAGGGTTTATTGAGCAGCTTGAAGGGATGATCACGGAATTTAAACGCTATAACATCTCGCCGGAAACGTTGCAGATGCAGATAAGTGCGATGGATCATATTGTACATAAAACGAGTCATGAAGAGGGTTTGCGAGATAAGCTTGATGATTTATCGTATATATTTGAACATCTCACGGATGCTTTAAGGGAACAGTATATAGATAGCGAGGATCAGCTTCAGCTTCTTGCTGATAAAATTCCTGAAGCCCAGTTTCTCGAAGGGGCGGACGTCTATTTAGATGGGTTCCATAGTTTTACACCACAGGAATATACGGTTATTGAAGCATTGCTAAAAAAAGCAAATCGTATACTTGTTACGTTGACGATGGAAACTCCCGACCACGAGGGAAATGAAGAATTAGATTTGTTTCACGAAACGAAAGAAACATACTTTACATTAAAGCAGCTGGCTGAGCAAGCAGGAGTGGAAGTGGAAAGTATTATCGAGCTTGATCATAACCACGGACGTTTGCAGGGGCGCCCTGCTTTACTGCACCTTGAGCGTTATTTTGATGAGCGGCCCGCTCCTGTGTATAAAGGAGAGGCAGCTATTCAGATTGCAGAAGCTGCGCATCCAAGGGCGGAGGTTGAAGGTGTCGCCCAGGAAATTCTGCGCCTGATTAGAGAAGAGGGCTTTCGCTATAAGGATATGGCTGTACTCATGCGTGAACCTGAGGTCTATCATAGTTTAATTGAAACATTGTTTAAAGACTATGGAATTCCAGTTTTTATCGATGAAAAAAAGACGATGTTGAACCATCCAGTTGTGGAGCTGATTCGATCTGGATTAGATGTTATAGAGGGAAACTTTCGTTACGATGCTGTGTTCCGCTTACTTAAAACGGGACTTATTCCAGTAAAGGATTCCAGGCATCCTTTAACAGCAGATGCGATAGATGAGCTTGAGAACTATGTGCTCGAGTACGGCATTCGCCGGCGTGAACGTTGGTTTAGCAAAGAACCGTGGGTATATCAACGGTTTAGAGGGTTTGACCAGGCTTCACAAACGGATGATGAAAAACAAAAGCAGGAGCGAATCAATGCATATCGTGAGCAGGTGACTCGTGTCCTCGAACCTTTTGACCAATCCATTAGAGAGGCAAACACGATCGAGGAACGAGCTCGAGCCGTCTACATTTGGTTAGATTCAATGAACATTCCCGCCCAACTGGAAACATGGCGTGACCATTACGATGAAAAAGGCGAAATAGAGCATGCGCGCGAACAGGAGCAAGTATGGGATGCGGTGCTTCAACTGTTAGATGAAATGGTTGAAATGGCTGGGGATGAAGGTATATCAATGCAAGTGTTTAGAAGCACGTTGGAAAGCGGACTAGAGTCACTCACCTTCGCACACGTCCCTCCAAGTATGGATCATCTAGTCGTAGGGAACGTGGACCGTTCCCGTATCACTGGGATCAAAGCTTCTTTCTTATTAGGTGTCACAGACGGGGTTTGGCCGCTGAAACCAACAGGAGATAGCATGATGTCCGAGCGGGAGCGTTCCCTTCTTGCTGAAAGTGGACTCAAGTTAGCTGATGGTACCAATCGACAGCTCCTTGATGATCGGTTTTACATGTATTTAGCGTTGACAATGGCTTCGGATCAGTTATGGATCAGCTATCCTTTAAGTAATGAGGAAGGCAAATCTAAAGTTCCCTCACAGATCATTCAGCGGGTAGATGAGTTGTTTCCATCCGTACAAAAACATCTCCTTCTTCAGGATCCTGACGATGTTGAAGACGCGACAAGGTTTATCACGACGCCTGTCAAAACGAGGTCGGCTTTAACCTCACAACTTTCGCGTTATTTACGAGGATACCCGATTCAGCCCGTTTGGTGGAATGTGCTCAATTGGTATATAGAAGACGAGGAAAAGAATGGATTAACGAATCGGATTTTACACAGTTTGTTTTATAAAAATCAGCCCGTCAATTTGGCCCAAGATACAAAGAAACGGATGTTTGAGGGCCCACTTAAGACAAGTGTGTCACGGCTTGAAACCTATCATCGTTGTTCCTATCAATACTTCTCACAACATAGTTTGAATTTGAAGGAGCGTAAAACATACAAGCTTGATGCACCAGACATCGGACAGCTCTTCCATGAGGCTTTAAAACAAATTACCGAATGGGTACAGCAGGAAGGCCGTGATTTTGCCGAACTCGGTAAGAATGAAACAACTCACTATGCCGAACGAGTGATCAACAAGCTCGCACCTATTTTGCAAAACCAGATCTTACACAGTTCAAACCGCCATCACTACATTAAGCACAAGCTTGAGGGAGTCGTAGCACGTGCGGCCTTTATGTTAAGTGAGCAGGCCCGAAAGAGTCGTTTCTCACCAGTTGGTCTCGAACTTGGATTTGGCACGGGGCCGGATTCAAAGCTTCCGCCTTTATCGCTTGCACTTCCAAACGGCCATGACCTCATGTTGAGAGGGCGTATTGACAGGGTTGATCGTGCTTTAAATGAACAACAACTCTACTTGCGAATCATTGACTATAAATCTAGTGAAAAAGGGCTGGATTTGACCGATGTGTACTATGGACTTGCTTTACAGATGCTCGCTTATTTGGATGTCGTTCTAACAAATGCTGAACATTGGCTGGGGGCACCGGCGTTACCGGCGGGGGTGCTGTATTTTCATGTCCACAACCCAATGGTGTCAGGAAAGCAGATGCTTGCAGATGATCAAATAGAAGAAGAGATCCTTAAGAAATTTAAAATGAAGGGTCTCTTACTTGAGAATGAGCAGCTTGTCCAGATGATGGATACGGGTCTTGAAAAAGGCAGAAGCCAAATTATTCCGGCTGGGCTTAAAGCAAATGGCGGCTTTTATAAAGGTTCAAAAACAGTGGAAGCAGATAAGTTTAACGACTTAAGAAGCTATATCCGCGAGGTAATGACAGAAGCGGGACAACGGGTGACAGAAGGAGAGGTTGACCTCAATCCTTATCAAAAGGGGCAGCATAGTGCCTGTGATTACTGTCCTTTCCGCTCCGTATGCCAATTCGATCCGTCCCTTGAGGATAATGATTATCGTAAGCTTAAGGAATGGAAGGAAGAAGAAGTGATTCAACAAATAATGAAGAGAGGGGAGAATCCATTTGGTAAGCTGGACTGA